The sequence below is a genomic window from Acidobacteriota bacterium.
GCCATCTTCTGGCAGCCGAGGGCATCTTTTGGAAGGAGGAGCCGTGGATTCGACCACCGCCGACGGACTCGACAAGGCCGAGACAGCTGGAGCCTCCAAGACAGCTGGCGAAACGGTACCATCCGGTCGAGCACCGGAGATCTTCACCGCCCCATGGGCCCACTCCTGGTGCCGCGAGCTCAACTCCAGCGACGACTACCGGGCCGCCGCCGCCGATTGGGAGGGTGCCCTGGCGTTGGTGATGGGCGCCGATCCGAGCCTGGGCATCCCCGACGACCGTGCCCTCTACCTGGACCTGCACCATGGCACCTGCCGGCAAGCCCGTCTCGCCGAGGGTGACGACCTGGCGGCCGCGCCCTACGTGCTGGAGGCTCCGGCGGCGGTCTGGCGCCGGGTGCTGGCGGGGACTCTGGACCCCCTGCTGGGCCTGATGACCGCCAAGATCCGCCTCACCCGGGGCAGCCTCGCCCAGCTGACCCCGCGGGTCCGAGCCGCCCAGGAGCTGGTGCGCTCCGCCGCCCGCCTGCCCGCCACCTTCCCCCCGGGCTGGGAAGCCGGAA
It includes:
- a CDS encoding Fis family transcriptional regulator; this encodes MDSTTADGLDKAETAGASKTAGETVPSGRAPEIFTAPWAHSWCRELNSSDDYRAAAADWEGALALVMGADPSLGIPDDRALYLDLHHGTCRQARLAEGDDLAAAPYVLEAPAAVWRRVLAGTLDPLLGLMTAKIRLTRGSLAQLTPRVRAAQELVRSAARLPATFPPGWEAGSPESA